A genomic stretch from Ictalurus punctatus breed USDA103 chromosome 2, Coco_2.0, whole genome shotgun sequence includes:
- the LOC108276392 gene encoding uncharacterized protein LOC108276392 isoform X2, which produces MGSKSREKLQEQLGEYIFDTVKYIETVKEFCDGESKWTLQRESELDMMRDIKVRADQITLKFDHVQKAEDKAKAFREYMWSGLTQVTADSRRQKLEKELGEVLKKTLEGLEKLQHFLDAVEKLAVTSLFVFMDESFMPKGVSSMSVRSVISAARIVSPLLVHFKRDAGAFFLPILRNVDVLAIQLDKYICITQQICEKMEKKSKSISCYGDIHKCKNGKSSHTTFYLNMSEESVQKLYDHLLQLTKIRMDESFRLTFLFDVKAQDFIFIFSERHCRMLEFLDDLEKAAVELDKMKKGSNISTVAGSSVGIAGGVLSIVGLALAPVTAGVSLALTLTGVGLGVTSGVNSLVTVFTEIAVNSHHGKNADNIFIRFMEDVQKIQGYMGEVARVEGPIASVHGVTAAVEVGKLAARAGAVGKSIDAIVDGVSAVKVLSSEEVIAKAVNMGLQEANAGRSIPKLAADLPDIGQLAKGTPLAISKSARAGFIGLNALFIGLDVLFICKDSISLSKGSKNEVAQLIRSRSALWSSEVKAWENIHDQLCEAMSSFYNNREILEQPFRP; this is translated from the exons ATGGGTTCCAAAAGCAG AGAGAAACTGCAGGAGCAGCTGGGCGAGTACATCTTCGATACTGTCAAATACATTGAAACAGTAAAGGAGTTTTGTGACGGAGAATCAAAATGGACCTTACAGAGAGAGTCCGAGCTCGATATGATGAGAGACATCAAAGTCCGGGCCGATCAGATCACTCTGAAGTTTGACCATGTTCAGAAGGCTGAGGACAAGGCCAAAGCTTTTCGAGAGTACATGTGGAGTGGCCTGACTCAGGTTACAGCAGATTCCAGAAGGCAGAAGCTGGAGAAGGAGCTAGGAGAAgttttgaagaagactttagAAGGACTGGAGAAACTCCAACACTTCCTGGATGCAGTGGAGAAGCTAGCCGTCACCTCACTGTTTGTGTTCATGGATGAGAGCTTCATGCCAAAGGGTGTGAGCTCCATGTCCGTACGTTCAGTGATCTCTGCAGCCAGAATCGTGTCTCCACTCCTCGTCCACTTCAAGAGAGATGCAGGAGCGTTCTTTCTGCCGATCCTCAGGAATGTGGATGTCCTGGCCATCCAGCTGGACAAATACATCTGTATCACTCAGCAGATCTGTGAGAAGATGgagaaaaa GTCCAAGAGCATTTCATGTTATGGTGATATTCATAA ATGTAAAAATGGAAAATCTTCACACACAACGTTTTATTTGAACATGAGTGAGGAGTCTGTGCAAAAACTGTATGACCATTTACTCCAGCTAACCAAAATCAG GATGGATGAGTCATTCAGGCTGACTTTCCTATTCGATGTAAAGGCACAGGACTTCATCTTTATATTCAGTGAGCGCCACTGTAGAATGCTTGAGTTTCTGGATGATTTAGAGAAGGCTGCAGTTGAGCTGGACAAGATGAAGAAGGGCTCCAACATTTCCACTGTGGCTGGAAGTTCAGTCGGTATTGCAGGAGGTGTTTTGTCCATCGTAGGTTTAGCTCTCGCTCCCGTCACTGCAGGCGTATCTTTGGCCCTCACGCTAACAGGTGTTGGTCTCGGAGTCACCAGCGGCGTCAACAGCCTCGTTACAGTCTTCACTGAAATTGCAGTGAACAGTCATCATGGGAAAAATGCCGACAACATCTTCATCAGGTTTATGGAAGATGTGCAGAAGATCCAAGGTTATATGGGAGAAGTTGCCAGAGTTGAGGGTCCTATAGCAAGTGTACATGGAGTTACCGCAGCTGTTGAAGTTGGGAAACTGGCCGCTCGTGCTGGAGCAGTAGGCAAAAGTATTGATGCTATAGTGGATGGAGTTTCAGCTGTAAAAGTTCTCAGTAGTGAGGAGGTGATTGCAAAGGCAGTTAATATGGGGCTTCAGGAAGCTAATGCAGGTCGGAGCATCCCAAAACTGGCTGCAGATCTTCCTGACATTGGGCAGCTGGCTAAAGGAACTCCTCTGGCCATTTCAAAGTCAGCCAGGGCAGGGTTCATCGGCTTAAATGCCTTATTTATTGGTCTGGATGTTCTGTTTATCTGCAAAGACAGTATCAGTCTGTCCAAAGGAAGCAAAAATGAAGTGGCTCAGCTCATTCGCTCCAGGTCAGCTTTGTGGAGCTCAGAGGTGAAGGCGTGGGAGAATATCCATGACCAGCTGTGTGAAGCAATGTCAAGCTTTTACAACAATCGGGAAATTCTAGAGCAACCGTTCCGTCCTTAA
- the LOC108276392 gene encoding uncharacterized protein LOC108276392 isoform X1, with translation MASHLSLREKLQEQLGEYIFDTVKYIETVKEFCDGESKWTLQRESELDMMRDIKVRADQITLKFDHVQKAEDKAKAFREYMWSGLTQVTADSRRQKLEKELGEVLKKTLEGLEKLQHFLDAVEKLAVTSLFVFMDESFMPKGVSSMSVRSVISAARIVSPLLVHFKRDAGAFFLPILRNVDVLAIQLDKYICITQQICEKMEKKSKSISCYGDIHKCKNGKSSHTTFYLNMSEESVQKLYDHLLQLTKIRMDESFRLTFLFDVKAQDFIFIFSERHCRMLEFLDDLEKAAVELDKMKKGSNISTVAGSSVGIAGGVLSIVGLALAPVTAGVSLALTLTGVGLGVTSGVNSLVTVFTEIAVNSHHGKNADNIFIRFMEDVQKIQGYMGEVARVEGPIASVHGVTAAVEVGKLAARAGAVGKSIDAIVDGVSAVKVLSSEEVIAKAVNMGLQEANAGRSIPKLAADLPDIGQLAKGTPLAISKSARAGFIGLNALFIGLDVLFICKDSISLSKGSKNEVAQLIRSRSALWSSEVKAWENIHDQLCEAMSSFYNNREILEQPFRP, from the exons ATGGCTTCACATTTATCCTTGAG AGAGAAACTGCAGGAGCAGCTGGGCGAGTACATCTTCGATACTGTCAAATACATTGAAACAGTAAAGGAGTTTTGTGACGGAGAATCAAAATGGACCTTACAGAGAGAGTCCGAGCTCGATATGATGAGAGACATCAAAGTCCGGGCCGATCAGATCACTCTGAAGTTTGACCATGTTCAGAAGGCTGAGGACAAGGCCAAAGCTTTTCGAGAGTACATGTGGAGTGGCCTGACTCAGGTTACAGCAGATTCCAGAAGGCAGAAGCTGGAGAAGGAGCTAGGAGAAgttttgaagaagactttagAAGGACTGGAGAAACTCCAACACTTCCTGGATGCAGTGGAGAAGCTAGCCGTCACCTCACTGTTTGTGTTCATGGATGAGAGCTTCATGCCAAAGGGTGTGAGCTCCATGTCCGTACGTTCAGTGATCTCTGCAGCCAGAATCGTGTCTCCACTCCTCGTCCACTTCAAGAGAGATGCAGGAGCGTTCTTTCTGCCGATCCTCAGGAATGTGGATGTCCTGGCCATCCAGCTGGACAAATACATCTGTATCACTCAGCAGATCTGTGAGAAGATGgagaaaaa GTCCAAGAGCATTTCATGTTATGGTGATATTCATAA ATGTAAAAATGGAAAATCTTCACACACAACGTTTTATTTGAACATGAGTGAGGAGTCTGTGCAAAAACTGTATGACCATTTACTCCAGCTAACCAAAATCAG GATGGATGAGTCATTCAGGCTGACTTTCCTATTCGATGTAAAGGCACAGGACTTCATCTTTATATTCAGTGAGCGCCACTGTAGAATGCTTGAGTTTCTGGATGATTTAGAGAAGGCTGCAGTTGAGCTGGACAAGATGAAGAAGGGCTCCAACATTTCCACTGTGGCTGGAAGTTCAGTCGGTATTGCAGGAGGTGTTTTGTCCATCGTAGGTTTAGCTCTCGCTCCCGTCACTGCAGGCGTATCTTTGGCCCTCACGCTAACAGGTGTTGGTCTCGGAGTCACCAGCGGCGTCAACAGCCTCGTTACAGTCTTCACTGAAATTGCAGTGAACAGTCATCATGGGAAAAATGCCGACAACATCTTCATCAGGTTTATGGAAGATGTGCAGAAGATCCAAGGTTATATGGGAGAAGTTGCCAGAGTTGAGGGTCCTATAGCAAGTGTACATGGAGTTACCGCAGCTGTTGAAGTTGGGAAACTGGCCGCTCGTGCTGGAGCAGTAGGCAAAAGTATTGATGCTATAGTGGATGGAGTTTCAGCTGTAAAAGTTCTCAGTAGTGAGGAGGTGATTGCAAAGGCAGTTAATATGGGGCTTCAGGAAGCTAATGCAGGTCGGAGCATCCCAAAACTGGCTGCAGATCTTCCTGACATTGGGCAGCTGGCTAAAGGAACTCCTCTGGCCATTTCAAAGTCAGCCAGGGCAGGGTTCATCGGCTTAAATGCCTTATTTATTGGTCTGGATGTTCTGTTTATCTGCAAAGACAGTATCAGTCTGTCCAAAGGAAGCAAAAATGAAGTGGCTCAGCTCATTCGCTCCAGGTCAGCTTTGTGGAGCTCAGAGGTGAAGGCGTGGGAGAATATCCATGACCAGCTGTGTGAAGCAATGTCAAGCTTTTACAACAATCGGGAAATTCTAGAGCAACCGTTCCGTCCTTAA